Proteins encoded by one window of Kwoniella dejecticola CBS 10117 chromosome 9, complete sequence:
- a CDS encoding dihydroxyacetone kinase has protein sequence MATKHFFNAQTDSSGSSLVAKHLEGLVACHGGSLVLHSDNIVAVNNHEQAKIAVISGCGSGHEPGMAHFVGRGMLTAAVQGELFASPSTRQIRKALKLCSQSAGIILIIINYTGDMLHFGLAAQQHNASGSTPVRSVIVADDVAVGRSRNSLVGRRGLAGAAIVMKLIGAAAAAGLDLQECGTLGDAIASNQATIGTSLDHIHVPGRSKEYGSLADDTLELGMGIHNEPGVRLISPVPKPVELISEMLALLLDAQDTERAYVPFDGNDAVLLTINNLGGVSLLELSAFTAHTVAILEKRFSIWPVRVVQGTLMSSLNAPGVSITLTNLTNVSRSTSTPIDRILQFYDAATDAAAWPRTALPSKDLTADATKLLEKVEVEEDRSSFSQDVKLPAETETRLRLGCQNVISAEPMLTIWDTEMGDGDCGETLTRGVKSLLLWLDTVAGEPLSILSLLSRIVHICEEDMGGTLGAIFAIFFASYQKQVVESCVGKAGTAIEDVLLHSLAGGLEGLCKYTLAREGDRTVMDVLIPFVQKVTEDGLEAAVNLAKENAEGTRRLVPKLGRGTYVGEGSAGTSRPPDPGAYGVYEILRGLNGQSFEAL, from the exons ATGGCAACAAAGCATTTCTTCAACGCACAGACGGACAGTAGCGGCAGTTCCCTGGTCGCTAAGCACCTCGAAGGCCTGGTGGCGTGCCATGGAGGATCACTCGTGCTGCATTCGGACAACATTGTGGCGGTAAATAATCATGAACAAGCCAAAATTGCGGTCATAAGTGGATGTGGGTCGGGTCATGAGCCTGGTATGGCTC ATTTCGTTGGGCGCGGGATGCTTACCGCCGCTGTGCAAGGGGAACTATTCGCTTCGCCGTCAACGCGACAGATTCGGAAAGCATTAAAGTTGTGTTCCCAATCTGCAGGGATCATCTTGATTATCATCAATTATACCGGCGATATGCTGCATTTTGGGCTTGCCGCTCAGCAGCACAATGCTTCTGGCAGTACTCCGGTTAGAAGTGTGATAGTTGCGGATGATGTTGCGGTGGGGCGGTCCAGGAACAGCTTAGTAGGCAGGAGGGGTCTTGCTGGCGCCGCCATTG TCATGAAGTTGATCggagctgctgctgccgctggTCTCGATCTCCAAGAATGCGGTACTTTGGGGGATGCAATCGCGAGTAATCAAGCAACGATTGGGACCTCGCTTGATCATATTCACGTCCCCGGACGATCGAAGGAGTACGGGTCACTTGCGGATGACACACTTGAGCTGGGCATGGGGATTCATAACGAGCCT GGTGTACGGCTTATCTCTCCCGTCCCAAAACCCGTCGAGCTCATCAGTGAAATGCTTGCGCTACTTCTCGATGCCCAAGACACGGAACGAGCATATGTGCCCTTCGACGGCAACGATGCAGTCCTTTTGACCATCAACAATCTGGGTGGGGTCAGTCTCCTGGAGCTGTCCGCTTTTACTGCTCATACAGTTGCTATACTCGAAAAACGCTTTTCGATCTGGCCTGTTCGAGTCGTCCAGGGCACTCTGATGTCGTCCTTAAATGCTCCAGGAGTCTCAATCACCCTGACCAATCTGACAAACGTTTCGCGATCGACCTCGACGCCGATAGATCGAATCCTGCAGTTCTACGATGCTGCTACGGACGCGGCTGCTTGGCCAAGAACCGCTCTGCCAAGCAAGGACCTCACCGCTGACGCCACcaagctgctcgagaaggttgaagtcgaagaggatagaTCGAGCTTCAGTCAGGATGTAAAGC TACCCGCCGAAACAGAGACCCGATTACGGTTGGGCTGCCAGAACGTAATTTCCGCTGAGCCGATGCTTACAATTTGGGACACCGAGATGGGGGATGGGGATTGTGGAGAGACGTTAACACGAGGTGTCAAAT CCTTACTCCTTTGGCTAGACACTGTGGCGGGAGAGCCCCTTTCCATCTTGAGCTTACTGAGCAGGATAGTCCATATTTGCGAAGAAGATATGGGCGGAACCTTAGGAGCCATATTT GCGattttcttcgcttcttaTCAGAAACAGGTAGTCGAGAGTTGTGTCGGTAAAGCTGGTACAGCCATTGAGGATGTCCTCCTGCATTCACTGGCAGGTGGCCTAGAAGGTCTGTGCAAGTACACTCTCGCGCGAGAGGGTGATCGTACCGTGATGGATGTCCTCATACCTTTCGTACAGAAGGTGACTGAGGATGGACTTGAGGCCGCTGTCAATCTTGCCAAGGAAAATGCAGAGGGCACTAGACGTCTGGTTCCCAAGCTTGGCAGAGGTACCTATGTTGGTGAAGGCAGCGCCGGTACATCCAGACCACCGGATCCAGGAGCATATGGGGTGTATGAGATATTGCGGGGACTGAACGGTCAAAGCTTCGAAGCATTATGA